GCATAGTTTTCATAGGCGTCAACGGTTTCTCTGTTTGCCCAGCCGCCATTTTTTTGAAGTTCCATCGGCATATCGAAATGAAACAAATTGACAAAAGGCTCTATTCCGTTAGCGATCAGCTCATCGATGACTCCCGCATAGAAATCTGCAGCTTCGGCGTTGATTTCGCCTGTTCCGTCCGGTATTAAACGCGACCAGGAAATTGACATCCGGAACGAGTTGTGGCCAAGCTCCTTCATCAGCCTGATATCTTCTTTATAATGATCGTAAAATTGAGATGTCGTTGCAGGTCCGACACGGTTAAAAAAACGATGTGGTTCTTTTTCAAACCAATAATCCCATATATTCTGCCCTTTTCCGTCTCTATCGGCGGCACCCTCTGTTTGTGTTGCTGAAGCGGATGAGCCCCACCAAAAATCATATGGAAAACGATATTGTTTTGTTTGCGCCAAGTCTCTCTCCCCTTATGTCACATTTTGATGCTGTTATCATTTTGCTGGGCAGCTGTTTCCTGTACAGCCTGTTCTTTTTCTTTTGCAAGATGTAATTTATCCATTGCTTTTAGGAACGGAAACCAAATCACGAAGACAATCAGCAGATTGACAAGCTGCATCACGCCCCCCATGATCGAGTTCGTTGCCATGATGCCATTAATGAATAATGGAACCGTCCACGGGACCGTAACACCAGTCGGAGGCGGAACGAGCCCGGCTGACATGGCCAGATAGGTGACGAGCGTAACAACCATCGGCGCCAAAACCCAAGGCACAATAATGATCGGATTCATAACAATCGGAAGCCCGAATATAATCGGTTCGTTTACATTAAAAATACCGGGAGCCAGGCCGAGTTTTGATACTTGCTTCATCTGCCTGCTTTTCATGAATATGAGTATGGTAAAGACGATCGCAAGCGTCATCCCGGTTCCGCCCATCCCTACTGTATAAATCTCCATAAACGGTTTTGAAATAATATGAGGGATTTCTTTTCCCGCCGTGTAAGCAGAAAGGTTTTCTACCTGCAGTGTATTCCAAATCGGGTCCATCACAGAATTAATAATGATCTGTCCGTGCAGGCCGAAAAACCAAAGGATTTGAATGAAAAACACAGCAATCAACGTCGGAACGATACCGCTTCCAAGTCCGACAAGCGGAGCCTGAATCGCGTGATAAATGACGTCGTGCATATTTGTTTTAAAAAGCTGAGTCACCAGAACGTTAATCAGCAAAAACACGGTCAAGGTAATAAAGGCTGGAATAAGTGCGGCGAATGATTTTGCTACTGCAGGCGGAACACCGGCAGGCATTTTGATCGTCAGGTTTTTTTGAACGATTCTTCTGTAGATTTCGGCAGAAAGAAAAGCCGTAATCATGCCCAGAAACATCCCTTTTGCACCGAGACGGTCGACCGGGATAACCCCTGTCATGGCATCTCCTGTTTCCGGCTGAACGATGAATGGCGTTAAAAGCAAAAAGGAAACTAAAGCGATCGCGCCCCCGAAGACGGCTTCGACCTGATAGCTTTTTGACAGGTAATAGCCTATCCCGAATACGACAAAGACAGACATAATGCCCATAGTCGCCGTGGAGGCAATGCCGAATTGAGACTGAAACGATGTAAGCATTGAGGCATTCATGATTTTGTTTAAAAACGGCAGGTTCGTCAAGACCACAAAAATGGACCCGAATATCGTCAGCGGGAAGGCCAGCATAAACGCGTCTCGCAGCACTTGCAAATAGCGGTTATTGTTTAACCTCCCTGCAATTGGAACAAGGAATTGGCTGATTTTCTCGAACACCCTATCCACCCCGATTTTTTATAGATTCTTTGTTTGAAAGAGATCAAGCAGCTCTTTCACTAATTCTTTCATGGTCAATGTTGACATCAGGTGATCCTCCGCATGCATAAGCAGCAAGGAGAATGCTGCCGCGTCCCCGCCAGATTCTTTCTGTATCATTTGAAAGTGAATGTCATGGGCCGCGGATAAATCCTGATCAGCCTTTGTAATGAGGGCATCCGCCTCCTCCTTGTTCCCTTCCTTGTAGGCACGCAGTGATTGTATGATGGAGCTTCTGGCATTTCCGCTGTGCAGGATGAGCTGAAAACTGATTTGTTCGTCTGTTAAATCTGTGATTTTTATCTGCTCCATTATTGATTCTCCATTAATGACAATGCTTGCTCATACGCTTTTTTGCCATCTGCCATTCCATAGGCCATCATGTCAATGACTTCAACCCGAATGTTGTATTGATCCGCTTCTTTTTGCAGTTCGCTTTTCAGAAAGCTCATTTGCGGGCCGATCAATACCGCATCCGCTTTTTTCATGTCTTCTTTCGCTTTATCTTGCCCGACTGCCCAAATCTCCGCTTCCTCTCCGATGGATTGTGCGTATTCCTTCATTTTTGTCACCAATAGACTAGTTGACATTCCTGAACTGCACGCAAGTAATATTTTTTTCAACTGCTATCCCCCCCTTATGATTAAAACGCTTACAATTGTTATTATAGGCATTTATTTTTAAATGTCTATACTTTTATAAAATAAATATAATCATACTCTCGTGCAGTTCACCGCTTTGCAAATTTTTCTATGGAAGATTCATTCATAATGTGATACACTCATCAACGGAAACGAATCAATTCAATATAGCTATTATCACTTGTATAACCTCAATAATATGGTTTGAGGGTGTCTACCAGGAACCGTAAAATCCTGATTACAAAATTTGTTTATGACATTTTTTGTAATCAGGATTTTTTTATTTGTCAAAACATTTAAGTAAAGGAGTTTGTTATGAATTTTAAAGTTTTCCTGCTTGCAGCTTCTACGATTGCAGTCGGATTGGTTGAGTTAATTGTGGGAGGAATTCTTCCTCAGATCGCAAATGATTTAGACATTTCCATTGTCTCAGCCGGGCAGCTGATCAGTGTGTTTGCGCTGGGATATGCAGTGTCAGGGCCGCTGCTTTTGGCATTGACTGCGAAGATTGAGCGCAAGCGTTTATATTTAATAGCCTTATTTGTTTTCTTCCTTAGCAATCTTGTCGCCTATTTTAGCCCTAACTTTGCGACGCTTATGGTATCACGGGTATTGGCTGCGATGAGTACAGGGCTGATTGTTGTGCTTTCCTTAACGATCGCTCCGAAAATTGTAGCGCCTGAATACAGAGCGCGCGCAATCGGCATTATTTTTATGGGATTCAGTTCCGCTATCGCATTAGGCGTGCCGCTCGGAATCTTAATCAGTGATTCCTTCGGCTGGCGCATTTTGTTCCTTGGCATTGGACTT
The Bacillus vallismortis genome window above contains:
- the celB gene encoding PTS cellobiose transporter subunit IIC, coding for MFEKISQFLVPIAGRLNNNRYLQVLRDAFMLAFPLTIFGSIFVVLTNLPFLNKIMNASMLTSFQSQFGIASTATMGIMSVFVVFGIGYYLSKSYQVEAVFGGAIALVSFLLLTPFIVQPETGDAMTGVIPVDRLGAKGMFLGMITAFLSAEIYRRIVQKNLTIKMPAGVPPAVAKSFAALIPAFITLTVFLLINVLVTQLFKTNMHDVIYHAIQAPLVGLGSGIVPTLIAVFFIQILWFFGLHGQIIINSVMDPIWNTLQVENLSAYTAGKEIPHIISKPFMEIYTVGMGGTGMTLAIVFTILIFMKSRQMKQVSKLGLAPGIFNVNEPIIFGLPIVMNPIIIVPWVLAPMVVTLVTYLAMSAGLVPPPTGVTVPWTVPLFINGIMATNSIMGGVMQLVNLLIVFVIWFPFLKAMDKLHLAKEKEQAVQETAAQQNDNSIKM
- a CDS encoding PTS lactose/cellobiose transporter subunit IIA: MEQIKITDLTDEQISFQLILHSGNARSSIIQSLRAYKEGNKEEADALITKADQDLSAAHDIHFQMIQKESGGDAAAFSLLLMHAEDHLMSTLTMKELVKELLDLFQTKNL
- a CDS encoding PTS sugar transporter subunit IIB, whose amino-acid sequence is MKKILLACSSGMSTSLLVTKMKEYAQSIGEEAEIWAVGQDKAKEDMKKADAVLIGPQMSFLKSELQKEADQYNIRVEVIDMMAYGMADGKKAYEQALSLMENQ